CAGTTTGGCCGATACCGCTCCTTCATGCATAATGCCTTCTTCGACCAGTGATTCTTCTTCGGCATGCGAAATGATCACTTTGTCAAACATGCTGGTATATTCGAGAGCCGTACGCATCAATTTTGCGTTGCCGACGCAATGGCCGTCATCGGAAATCGCCACCGCGCCGGATGCGATCATATCACCAATTTCCGCCAGTTCCTGACCGCACTGCCCTTTGCTCAAGCCACCGATCACGCCAACCTTGGCTGCGCCACATTCCGCCGCCCGGCTCAAAATCCCTTCAACCAGAATCGATTGATCAACAACAGGCTTCGTGTTCGGCATGCAGGCGACGTAGGTAAAACCGCCGGCGGCCGCCGCACGCGTGCCTGTATAAATGTCTTCTTTCGCCTCCAGCCCCGGATCGCGCAGATGGACATGCATGTCGATCAAGCCCGGCACAACCGTTTTCCCGTCCAAGTCGATCACCGTCGCCGCAGCATCCTGCAGCGCGTTGCCGATCGCCGCAATTTTTCCGTCTTCAATCAGGATATCGCCGCGGCCGGAAAATTCTCCGGCCGGATTAATGATCGTTGCGTTCTTAAGCAAGTGTTTCAACTTGTTTCCCTCCCATCAGTACTAAGAATAACAGCGCCATCCGTACCGCCAGGCCGTTTTTGACCTGTTCTTGAATCAGCGAGCGTGCACCATACGCCACATCCGGCGCAATTTCCAGGCCACGATTCATCGGTCCCGGATGCATGACAATCGCATCTTCTTTTGCCAGCGCCAGCCGCTTTTGGTTGATTCCGAACAGCCGCGCATATTCGCGCGCCGACGGAAACAACCCTTTTTGCTGCCGTTCGCGCTGGATGCGCAGCACATTGACGACATCCGCGCCGTCGAGCGCATCTTCAATTCGTTTGTGTACGTGCGCGCCGCAGGCTTCCAATTCTTGCGGCAGCAGCGTGCGCGGCCCGAACAGATGCACCTCGGCACCCATTTTCGTCAAGCCCCAGATATTCGAACGAGCTACGCGGCTATGGCGGATATCACCGATGATTGCAACTTTCAAACCGCTCAGCGATTGTTTCTGCTCGCGAATCGTAAACATGTCCAACAATCCTTGCGTCGGGTGCGCATGCGCGCCGTCACCGGCATTGATGATTGCCGCTTTTGAAATCCCCGCCGCAAACTGCGCTGCGCCTTCGGCTTCATGACGCATCACAATCGCGTCGACGCCCATCGCTTCAACCGTATACAGCGTATCACGCAAGCTTTCGCCTTTGACTAGGCTGCTGGCGCTCGTCGTAATATTCACCACATCAGCGCCGAGATATTTTCCGGCCAGTTCAAACGAGGTGCGCGTACGCGTGCTCGGTTCAAAGAACAGATTTACGACCGATTTGCCGCGCAATGTCGGCACTTTCTTGATATCGCGGTCAATGATCGTTTTCATTTCCTTTGCCGTATCCAACACCAATTCGATTTCAGCCTGCGACATCGTCTCCAATCCCAGAATGTCTTTGCCGCGCAGCGACACGTTACCTTTTGCCATGCCAACCCCTCCTAAAATATGAATAACTCCTTGCAGCCGGATAAGACACCTTGCATAAACATCCTCCCCGACCTTTCCGAATCACCTTAAACGACTTAATATGAAGGGTCTTTCATGCCGACCTGTCGCCATAAGCTGTTTATTTATACAAAAACAGATTATATATATACTATCAGGTTCGCGCTGTCATTGTCAATCAACAGCGCGGCGGCATAAAAAAATACCTTCTTGGCGCGTGCGGCACAAGAAGGCATAGAAAATTCCCTTGAAGTATGTCTCCTTTCCGGCCTCACAGGACCAGTTTAAAGGCGCTATTCAGTTTCCTTGAGTAGTATGCTATCACGCAGCGTCAACTTTGTCAATGGTATTTTGCCTGGTTGTCTCGTAATCACGCTAACACGAAAGCATTTGTCTTTTCATTAAACACAAACAGTAATGGTGCGGCATCTAGGCAAATCCGCCTGCCTGCCGCACCATTCAGTTCTCTTACGACACTTTTACGAATTGATTGTGATCAATTTTGTACAGACCGTCACTGAATGAAAATTGATTTACTTTATCGCCGACGGCCCAATTGCTGATCATCAATTCATTGACGCGCGGCAAACCGCGCTGTTGATAATCGATGACAAGATCATTGCCTTTTTTCAATAGCGAAAACTCATCGACATTAAACGCTTGGTTGAAGCGCACAGTATCGTCGGCATCGCTGACCGCGATCTGATCATGTCCGAAATTGTTTTCAAATACGAACGCATCGTGTCCTTTGCCGCCGAACAGCAAATCATTGCCGCTGCCGCTCGTCAGCACGCTGCCGTCCGCCGTGCCAATCAAAATGCTGCCCTTGTACGCGCCGCTTGCATCGGCGGCAACATTTTTGCCGGCCCGCACATGATACAATTCATCATCTTGATACAACCGGCCATTTGTAAATTTAAAGTCGAGTTGATTGTCATTTGCCGCAAACATGTCCAGCGCATTTTTGAACGTAACCGTCGCCGTTTTGTCGCCTTTGTTGTCGGTCATCACAATGTCCGCGCCATTTTGCGACCACTGCATGTCGCCAAAGCGAATCTCATCGACAAAATTAAATGTCAGGTGACCTGTTTTCTCCATTGCCCCTTCAATGCTCACGATATCGTTGCCGAAATTTTTGAAATTTCGTTCCCATTTGATTTGCGTGTCGCCGCTTGCGCCGGCTTTGACTGTGATCGTGTCATTGCCGCTTCCGCCGCGAATGATGTCGTTGCCGGCCGACCAAACAAACGTATTGTTGCCTGTTCCGCCAAACAACAGCGAGTCGCCGCTGCCGCCGACAATCACGTTATTGCCACTGCCGGCATAAATGATATCGTGACCGCCGCCGCCGTAAATCAGGCTGTTGCCGCTGCCGCCGTAAATGTAGTTGTCACCCTTGCCTGCATAAATCGTCTGGTTGCCGGCACCGTTGACGATCTGATCGCCATTGTCGCTGCCGAACACAATGTGATTGCCGTCGCGCGTAAACACAGCGGCGTTTTGTTTGCCATGCACCGCATTCTTCACGTTGATCACGCTGTTGCTGTTATCGGCGAACAGCTTCACTTCGGCAATCGTCAGATCCGACCCCGTCCATACTTTCTTCGGTGGCCCGTAATCGCGAAATACCGCTGTGCCGAGACCGATATCTCCGTCAAAATCCTTCAGACCGACCGCAGTGCCGGACCACAGCGCATCGGATTGATCCGGTTCATGGCGATCAAAGCGCGTCGCGCTGATGTCATGAAGTCCATCCATAATCCCCAACGGATCATGCGGCATCGTCGACGGCGTCGTAATGTTTTGTTCATTGACCGGCTTCAGCGCAACGTATTCGATGTCCTGCAAATCTTCACGCGCGGTCAGGAAATGCGGTGCGATGATATCGACGCCGACATGGCCGTCTTTGCTCGGATCCACGTTATAGTTGACGTGACCGACTGGATCGAGATCGGTAATCAGATTTACCACATTACTGAAGTCTTCCGATTTAAATCCGGCTACAAGCGCTTTTGCCTCGTTGGCGCGCTGCAGCAGCGTTCCGGCATGCAGTTTGTAAGTTCCACCAGTCGGCAAATGAATCGTTTCGCCGGCCAACAATTGCTGTTCTGCATACATTTCCAATTGCCGCAACATGCCGGGGCCGGCCTCCGCAACTGTCGGCAGCGCTTTGCCGGTATCGATGAAGTACATACCAGACAGAAGCTGCGCAAGTCCGCCGCCAAGCGAATGGCCGGCCACCGACAGACCGTAGCCCTGCGCAACAAATTTGTTTTCCACATCGGCAACGATTTTTTTGAATGCCTCGTACCCTTCACGCATTTGCGGCGGAATCACGCCGAGACCGATCTCCAGATCCGTCAAGCCGTCCTTGCTGAGCCACAGCGGACTCAGCTTGCTGTTCGGCTGCGTCCCTTCCAGCGTAATAGCAACCTGTTTGTTCGCTTCGTCAATGTAGGTGCGGCTGTTGTAGCCATGACTCGTTTCGACGTCATTGTACAGTTTCCATTTATCAGTAATTTGCGTGTTCGTCACCATTTTCGCTTTGTAAATCAGCCAGGACAGATCGCCGAGCGACGCTTCGCTGTGATAGTGAGCGTCCGCAATCACCTTATTCGGTTCCGCATTGATGCTGCCAGGCAGCGTCTCGACAACCGGCATGCTGCCGTGTCCCGGCAGTGCATTGAAAATATTGATCGCGGTATCGGCCGCAATCGTTCCGACGCCTTCGACAAAGCTGACCGCGTCGCGAATCGGATGCGGCCCGTCCTGACCGAAAATGGCATGACCGGCATCTTCGACCACATCCTTGATCACTTTGACCGGGCCCTGCCGCACAACCCGGGAAACCTGGCCCCCAACCACGTCGCCCAAATCTTCAGCCAACCCTTTTACATCGCTTTTAAAATCCGTAAACAAGCGATCCGCCAAACTTTTAATAATCATCCCGCACTCTCCTCTCTTTTTTGCAACCCAACCCCTACGCGTTATTCGTTCCCCTTTCACTCCTCGTCATTTTCTATTTTGAACGCGG
The sequence above is drawn from the Azotosporobacter soli genome and encodes:
- a CDS encoding aspartate carbamoyltransferase catalytic subunit, coding for MAKGNVSLRGKDILGLETMSQAEIELVLDTAKEMKTIIDRDIKKVPTLRGKSVVNLFFEPSTRTRTSFELAGKYLGADVVNITTSASSLVKGESLRDTLYTVEAMGVDAIVMRHEAEGAAQFAAGISKAAIINAGDGAHAHPTQGLLDMFTIREQKQSLSGLKVAIIGDIRHSRVARSNIWGLTKMGAEVHLFGPRTLLPQELEACGAHVHKRIEDALDGADVVNVLRIQRERQQKGLFPSAREYARLFGINQKRLALAKEDAIVMHPGPMNRGLEIAPDVAYGARSLIQEQVKNGLAVRMALLFLVLMGGKQVETLA